One genomic region from Streptomyces sp. Li-HN-5-11 encodes:
- the rplI gene encoding 50S ribosomal protein L9, with translation MKIILTHEVSGLGAAGDVVDVKDGYARNYLIPRKFAIRWTKGGEKDVEQIRRARKIHEIQTIEQANQVKAQLEGVKVRLAVRSGDSGRLFGSVTPADIASAIKASGGPEVDKRRIELSAPIKTLGAHETSVRLHPEVAAKVNIEVVAA, from the coding sequence ATGAAGATCATCCTCACCCACGAGGTCTCCGGCCTCGGCGCCGCGGGCGACGTCGTCGACGTCAAGGACGGTTACGCTCGCAACTACCTGATCCCGCGGAAGTTCGCGATCCGCTGGACCAAGGGTGGCGAGAAGGACGTCGAGCAGATCCGTCGTGCTCGCAAGATCCACGAAATCCAGACCATCGAGCAGGCCAACCAGGTCAAGGCTCAGCTCGAGGGTGTGAAGGTCCGCCTGGCCGTCCGCTCCGGCGACTCCGGCCGTCTCTTCGGTTCCGTCACCCCGGCCGACATCGCCTCGGCGATCAAGGCGTCCGGCGGTCCCGAGGTCGACAAGCGTCGCATCGAGCTGTCCGCTCCGATCAAGACCCTGGGCGCCCACGAGACGTCCGTGCGTCTGCACCCCGAGGTTGCCGCCAAGGTCAACATCGAGGTCGTCGCGGCCTGA
- a CDS encoding single-stranded DNA-binding protein, with product MAGETVITVIGNLVDDPELRFTPSGAAVAKFRVASTPRTFDRQTNEWKDGESLFLTCSVWRQAAENVAESLQRGMRVIVQGRLKQRSYEDREGVKRTVYELDVEEVGASLRNATAKVTKTAGGRGGQGGYGGGGGQGGGGWGGGPGGGQQGGGAPADDPWATGAPAGGQQGGGGWGGGSGGGGGYSDEPPF from the coding sequence ATGGCAGGCGAGACCGTCATCACGGTCATCGGCAATCTTGTCGACGACCCCGAGCTGCGCTTCACCCCTTCCGGTGCGGCGGTCGCGAAGTTCCGCGTCGCGTCCACGCCCCGCACCTTCGACCGCCAGACGAACGAGTGGAAGGACGGCGAGAGCCTGTTCCTGACCTGCTCGGTCTGGCGCCAGGCGGCGGAGAACGTCGCCGAGTCGCTCCAGCGAGGCATGCGCGTCATCGTGCAGGGCCGGCTGAAGCAGCGGTCCTACGAGGACCGCGAGGGCGTCAAGCGCACGGTCTACGAGCTGGACGTCGAGGAAGTCGGCGCCAGCCTGCGCAACGCCACGGCCAAGGTCACCAAGACCGCCGGCGGCCGCGGTGGCCAGGGCGGTTACGGCGGCGGTGGCGGCCAGGGTGGCGGCGGCTGGGGCGGCGGCCCCGGTGGCGGCCAGCAGGGCGGCGGCGCTCCCGCCGACGACCCGTGGGCGACCGGCGCTCCCGCCGGTGGCCAGCAGGGCGGCGGCGGTTGGGGCGGCGGCTCCGGCGGCGGTGGCGGCTACTCGGACGAGCCCCCCTTCTAG
- the rpsR gene encoding 30S ribosomal protein S18, translated as MAKPPVRKPKKKVCAFCKDKVTYVDYKDTNMLRKFISDRGKIRARRVTGNCTQHQRDVATAVKNSREMALLPYTSTAR; from the coding sequence ATGGCGAAGCCGCCTGTGCGCAAGCCTAAGAAGAAGGTCTGCGCATTCTGCAAGGACAAGGTCACGTACGTGGACTACAAGGACACGAACATGCTGCGGAAGTTCATTTCCGACCGCGGCAAGATCCGTGCCCGCCGCGTGACCGGCAACTGCACGCAGCACCAGCGTGACGTCGCCACGGCCGTCAAGAACAGCCGTGAGATGGCGCTGCTGCCCTACACCTCCACCGCGCGATAA